In Oryza brachyantha chromosome 1, ObraRS2, whole genome shotgun sequence, the following are encoded in one genomic region:
- the LOC102710059 gene encoding 60S ribosomal protein L26-1-like encodes MKRNPGVTSSRRKCRKAHFTAPSSVRRVLMSAALSSELRHKYNVRSIPIRKDDEVQVVRGTYKGREGKVVQVYRRRWVIHVERITREKVNGSTVNVGIHPSKVIVTKLKLDKDRKAILERKARGRAADKAKGKFTADDVAAAAGGAAATGASLQEID; translated from the coding sequence atgaagCGCAACCCGGGCGTCACGAGCTCCCGGCGGAAGTGCCGCAAGGCGCACTTCACGGCGCCGTCGTCTGTCCGCCGCGTGCTCATGTCCGCGGCGCTGTCGTCGGAGCTCCGCCACAAGTACAACGTGCGGTCCATCCCGATCCGCAAGGACGACGAGGTGCAGGTGGTGCGTGGCACCTACAAGGGCCGCGAGGGCAAGGTGGTGCAGGtctaccgccgccgctgggtAATCCACGTCGAGCGGATCACCAGGGAGAAGGTGAACGGCTCCACCGTCAACGTCGGCATCCACCCCTCCAAGGTCATCGTCACCAAGCTCAAGCTCGACAAGGACCGCAAGGCCATCCTCGAGCGCAAGGCCCggggccgcgccgccgacaaGGCCAAGGGCAAGTTCACCGCCGatgacgtcgccgccgccgccgggggtgCAGCCGCCACCGGCGCCTCGCTCCAGGAGATCGATTAA